The Halorientalis sp. IM1011 genome window below encodes:
- a CDS encoding ferredoxin yields the protein MSEAEEPVDPSEIGEQDAPPVEEKPYKIIFEANKCFGAGKCAEYSDNWSLDISTGIAKPETYFFGEEELDHNIAAAEACPAKKDRGIIHVVDRRTDEEIAPDPEGDGTLSVDW from the coding sequence ATGAGCGAGGCGGAGGAACCCGTAGATCCCAGCGAGATCGGCGAGCAGGACGCGCCGCCGGTCGAGGAGAAGCCGTACAAGATCATCTTCGAGGCGAACAAGTGCTTCGGCGCGGGGAAGTGCGCCGAGTACTCCGACAACTGGAGTCTCGACATCTCGACGGGCATCGCAAAGCCCGAGACCTACTTCTTCGGCGAGGAGGAGCTCGACCACAATATCGCGGCCGCGGAGGCCTGTCCGGCGAAAAAGGACCGAGGGATCATCCACGTCGTCGACCGCCGGACCGACGAGGAGATCGCGCCCGATCCGGAGGGCGACGGGACGCTCAGCGTCGACTGGTAG
- a CDS encoding HalX domain-containing protein yields MGETTVLIVDDESAVTDVYAAHLQDEYDVRTAYSGSEALEKLDDDVDAVLLDRRMPGMSGDEVLEHIREEGYDCRVAMVTAVDPDFDILDMGFDEYVVKPVSRDDLYDTVEQLLTYSTYDDTFQKYFSLVSKRAALETSKSRSALETNEEYQELTEQIEELEANLDDAVGDLEEDEFGALFRMPEPDLDSMDSPSQP; encoded by the coding sequence TTGGGCGAAACAACAGTCCTCATCGTCGACGACGAGTCCGCTGTCACGGACGTGTACGCGGCACACCTGCAGGACGAGTACGATGTCCGGACGGCGTACAGTGGATCGGAGGCGCTCGAGAAACTCGACGACGATGTCGACGCCGTGTTGCTCGATCGCAGAATGCCGGGGATGTCGGGGGACGAAGTCCTCGAACACATCCGCGAGGAGGGGTACGACTGTCGGGTCGCGATGGTGACAGCCGTCGATCCCGACTTCGATATCCTCGATATGGGTTTCGACGAGTACGTCGTCAAGCCCGTCTCGCGGGACGATCTCTACGATACGGTCGAACAGCTCCTGACGTACTCGACGTACGACGACACGTTCCAGAAGTACTTCTCACTGGTCTCGAAGCGGGCGGCCCTCGAAACGTCGAAGAGCCGGTCGGCGCTAGAGACCAACGAGGAGTACCAGGAGCTGACCGAGCAGATCGAAGAACTCGAAGCCAACCTCGACGACGCGGTCGGTGACCTCGAAGAAGACGAGTTCGGCGCGCTCTTCCGGATGCCGGAACCCGACCTCGACTCGATGGATTCGCCGTCACAGCCGTAG
- a CDS encoding type II toxin-antitoxin system HicA family toxin, translating into MSRRTYSGEEIAKALEKWGFTPVDRAGSHLKLRYVHPETGEKRTVEVPMHDEIATGTLRSIASQAGAKEFQEFLDAIEELL; encoded by the coding sequence GTGTCGCGACGGACCTACTCCGGCGAGGAAATTGCGAAAGCCCTCGAAAAGTGGGGATTCACGCCAGTCGACCGCGCTGGGAGTCATCTCAAACTTCGCTACGTTCATCCCGAAACTGGTGAAAAGCGGACCGTCGAAGTGCCGATGCATGACGAGATAGCGACGGGAACTCTGCGATCCATCGCCTCGCAGGCCGGAGCCAAAGAATTTCAGGAGTTTCTCGACGCAATTGAGGAGCTTCTGTGA
- a CDS encoding peptidylprolyl isomerase, translating into MSDLAVTLHTNHGDIEIDLFDERAPKTVENFVNLAEHDPAADDEPAVETTTWEDPESGEVRGDSLYEGVTFHRIIEDFMIQGGDPTGTGRGGPGYQFDDEFHEDLRHDGPGKLSMANSGPNTNGSQFFITLDAQPHLDDKHAVFGEVTDGMDVVEEIGNVPTDGQDKPHDPVEIESVTIHR; encoded by the coding sequence ATGAGTGACCTGGCAGTGACGCTGCACACGAACCACGGCGACATCGAGATCGACCTCTTCGACGAGCGCGCACCCAAGACGGTCGAGAACTTCGTCAACCTCGCGGAACACGATCCGGCGGCAGACGACGAGCCCGCCGTCGAGACGACGACGTGGGAGGACCCCGAGAGCGGCGAGGTTCGCGGCGACTCGCTGTACGAGGGCGTCACTTTCCACCGGATCATCGAGGACTTCATGATCCAGGGCGGGGATCCCACGGGGACCGGCCGCGGCGGCCCCGGCTACCAGTTCGACGACGAGTTCCACGAGGACCTGCGCCACGACGGTCCCGGCAAGCTCTCGATGGCCAACAGCGGTCCCAACACGAACGGCTCGCAGTTTTTCATCACACTGGACGCTCAGCCCCACCTCGACGACAAACACGCCGTCTTCGGCGAGGTCACGGACGGCATGGACGTGGTCGAGGAGATCGGCAACGTGCCGACCGACGGGCAGGACAAGCCCCACGACCCCGTCGAGATCGAAAGCGTCACGATCCACCGGTAA
- a CDS encoding type II toxin-antitoxin system HicB family antitoxin produces the protein MGTKPRDPDEDETVTIFESDGYVVARDDQTGVASQGDTKSEALANLAEALDLHARPEPEDEKLEEPDAPWFDS, from the coding sequence ATGGGAACGAAGCCGAGGGACCCGGACGAAGACGAGACCGTCACCATCTTCGAGAGTGACGGCTACGTCGTCGCTCGCGACGACCAGACGGGTGTCGCGAGCCAGGGAGACACCAAATCCGAGGCTTTGGCGAACCTGGCTGAAGCCCTCGACCTCCATGCGCGTCCGGAACCCGAAGACGAAAAATTGGAAGAACCGGACGCACCGTGGTTCGACTCCTGA
- a CDS encoding MaoC family dehydratase, with product MPTYFEDIEVGDTEEHGSYEVTEEEILEFAEQYDPQEFHTDPEAAKDTMFGGLAASGWHTAAVCMRLLVETMENAEWASQGARGVDELRWIKPVRPGDELAIEYEVVEKREGDRPGVGEVDSRLTGYNQDGDPVITWIGLGMIEKRAAGE from the coding sequence ATGCCCACGTATTTCGAGGATATCGAGGTCGGCGACACCGAAGAACACGGCAGCTACGAGGTCACCGAGGAGGAGATCCTCGAGTTCGCAGAGCAGTACGATCCTCAGGAGTTCCATACCGACCCCGAAGCCGCGAAAGACACGATGTTCGGCGGCCTCGCCGCGAGCGGCTGGCACACCGCCGCCGTCTGCATGCGCCTGCTCGTCGAGACCATGGAGAACGCCGAGTGGGCCTCGCAGGGCGCCCGCGGCGTGGACGAACTCCGCTGGATCAAGCCGGTCCGCCCCGGCGACGAACTCGCCATCGAGTACGAGGTCGTCGAGAAACGCGAGGGCGACCGCCCGGGCGTCGGCGAGGTCGACAGCCGCCTGACCGGATACAATCAGGACGGCGACCCCGTCATCACCTGGATCGGGCTCGGGATGATCGAGAAGCGCGCGGCCGGCGAGTAG
- a CDS encoding ABC transporter ATP-binding protein produces the protein MTTEPLLRVEDLRTHFVTADGVVQAVDGISFEVHEGEIVGLVGESGAGKSVATASILRLVESPGEIVGGRVEFRGETILEVEHDDDGDPVRTDETLSDAEMRSRIRGREIAIVFQDPMESLNPVYSVGGQLREFVERNRDMSSAAARDEAIAMLEEVGIPEPAARFDDYPHQFSGGMRQRVLIAMALACEPSLVVADEPTTALDVTVEGQILELVSDLQDRYDTSFLWVTHDMGVVSEICDRVNVMYLGEIVEQADVDDLFYDTHHPYTEALLNSIPRPDETVAELDPIEGVMPEAIDPPSGCRFHTRCPDAREVCRQTEPDCRTVADDGDRPHRSACLKHDVFGADYESSRPLTDRTEGGFDVDLAGGDR, from the coding sequence ATGACCACGGAACCACTCCTACGCGTCGAAGACCTGCGAACGCACTTTGTCACCGCCGACGGCGTCGTCCAGGCGGTCGACGGCATCTCCTTCGAGGTCCACGAGGGCGAGATCGTCGGCCTCGTGGGCGAATCCGGGGCCGGCAAGAGCGTCGCCACCGCCTCGATCCTGCGACTCGTCGAGTCGCCCGGCGAGATCGTCGGCGGTCGCGTCGAGTTTCGGGGTGAGACGATCCTGGAGGTAGAGCACGACGACGACGGCGACCCGGTCCGGACCGACGAGACGCTCTCGGACGCCGAGATGCGCTCACGGATCCGCGGCCGGGAGATCGCCATCGTCTTCCAGGACCCGATGGAGTCGCTCAACCCCGTCTACTCCGTCGGCGGGCAGTTACGCGAGTTCGTCGAGCGCAACCGCGACATGTCGAGCGCGGCCGCCAGAGACGAGGCCATCGCGATGCTCGAAGAGGTCGGCATCCCCGAACCCGCGGCGCGGTTCGACGACTACCCCCACCAGTTCTCCGGCGGGATGCGCCAGCGCGTGCTCATCGCCATGGCGCTGGCCTGTGAACCCTCGCTGGTCGTCGCCGACGAACCGACGACGGCGCTGGACGTCACCGTCGAGGGACAGATCCTCGAACTCGTCTCGGACCTGCAGGACCGCTACGACACCAGTTTCCTGTGGGTCACCCACGACATGGGCGTCGTCTCCGAGATCTGTGACCGTGTGAACGTCATGTACCTCGGCGAAATCGTCGAGCAGGCCGACGTCGACGACCTGTTCTACGACACCCACCACCCCTACACCGAGGCGCTCCTGAACTCGATCCCGCGACCGGACGAGACGGTCGCCGAACTCGATCCCATCGAGGGCGTCATGCCGGAAGCCATCGACCCGCCGTCTGGCTGTCGGTTCCACACCCGCTGTCCCGACGCTCGCGAGGTCTGTCGCCAGACGGAGCCGGACTGTCGCACCGTCGCCGACGACGGCGACCGACCCCACCGGTCGGCCTGCCTCAAACACGACGTCTTCGGGGCCGACTACGAGTCGAGCCGTCCGCTCACGGACCGGACGGAGGGCGGCTTCGACGTCGACCTCGCCGGAGGTGACCGATGA
- a CDS encoding anthranilate phosphoribosyltransferase, giving the protein MTQASQQFGEWPLKRLMTEVVGSGHKSAEDMDREQAREAFQRILAGEPDPTTLGAFWLANRWKRNNPEELAAYTDVMREESVEVAAPDADPVDCGANYDGKHSTAILGVAAGAVAAAAGTPVVVHSGDRVPTQKLDAYKHVLDELGVRTELDPEESAEMVDETGFGYYYQPAFNPGVDDLWERRDMMGVRSFVNTVETLANPADADVHLGSFYHLAFAEKIVDTFREVQAQDVSRVLMFQGQEGYDDIRPGSTVVAEWSEGEDLEDFEIETAEYGMDFSGEDLEVDDIAEDSATITEEVLAGDRDDQFADAVAVNAALRMYAREDVDGLEDGLEIARETIESGDAAAVLDDLRAF; this is encoded by the coding sequence ATGACACAAGCGAGCCAGCAGTTCGGCGAATGGCCGCTCAAGCGGTTGATGACCGAAGTCGTCGGGTCCGGCCACAAGTCCGCCGAGGACATGGACCGCGAGCAGGCCCGCGAGGCGTTCCAGCGGATCCTGGCCGGCGAGCCCGATCCCACCACGCTGGGTGCGTTCTGGCTGGCCAACCGCTGGAAGCGCAACAACCCCGAGGAACTGGCGGCCTACACCGACGTGATGCGCGAGGAATCCGTCGAGGTGGCCGCGCCCGACGCCGACCCCGTCGACTGCGGCGCCAACTACGACGGGAAACACTCGACGGCGATCCTCGGGGTCGCCGCTGGTGCCGTCGCCGCCGCGGCCGGCACGCCCGTCGTCGTCCACTCCGGCGACCGCGTCCCGACGCAGAAACTCGACGCGTACAAGCACGTGCTGGACGAACTCGGCGTCCGCACCGAACTCGACCCCGAGGAGAGCGCCGAGATGGTCGACGAGACCGGCTTCGGGTACTACTACCAGCCCGCGTTCAACCCCGGCGTCGACGACCTCTGGGAGCGCCGGGACATGATGGGCGTGCGCTCCTTTGTCAACACCGTCGAGACGCTGGCCAACCCCGCCGACGCCGACGTGCATCTGGGCAGTTTCTACCACCTCGCGTTCGCCGAGAAGATCGTCGACACCTTCCGCGAGGTCCAGGCTCAGGACGTGTCCCGCGTGCTGATGTTCCAGGGCCAGGAGGGGTACGACGACATCCGACCGGGATCGACCGTGGTCGCCGAATGGTCCGAGGGCGAGGACCTCGAAGACTTCGAGATCGAGACCGCCGAGTACGGCATGGACTTCAGCGGCGAGGACCTGGAGGTCGATGACATCGCCGAGGACTCGGCGACGATCACGGAGGAGGTCCTCGCGGGCGACCGGGACGACCAGTTCGCCGACGCGGTGGCGGTCAACGCCGCTCTGCGCATGTACGCTCGCGAGGACGTGGACGGTCTCGAAGACGGGCTCGAAATCGCGCGCGAGACCATCGAGAGCGGCGACGCCGCGGCCGTGCTGGACGACCTGCGAGCGTTCTGA
- a CDS encoding Lrp/AsnC family transcriptional regulator, with product MSLQSGDWRAELDDADAALVDGYQSGFPVAERPFEIVGDDLGIDAADALARVRDLREAGIFRRFGAVLNPPVIGSSTLAAVSAPADRFEEVAEVINDHRQVNHNYRRDHEWNMWFVVTAGSRDKRDAIIDDIQERTGLDVLVLPMLTDYYIDLEFPVVNGDRFARESIAETDASATRISEDAAVDLSALDRGVLLEIQDGFPLTETPYRDVAAAVDAPVEDVLDSIQRLREDGCIKRIGCVVNHLTTGFDNNCMVVWDVPDEELDAWGESVGSLPYVTLCYHRPRRPEQDWPYNLFTMIHGREAEVVDAKIDELADEYLPVDHERLYSTETLKQTGARYDEIVGE from the coding sequence ATGAGTCTCCAGTCGGGTGACTGGCGGGCGGAGCTGGACGACGCGGACGCGGCGCTCGTCGACGGCTACCAGAGCGGCTTCCCGGTGGCGGAACGCCCCTTCGAGATCGTCGGCGACGACCTCGGAATCGACGCCGCCGACGCACTGGCCCGGGTCCGGGACCTCCGTGAGGCCGGTATCTTCCGCCGGTTCGGGGCCGTCCTCAATCCGCCGGTGATCGGCTCGTCGACGCTGGCGGCCGTCTCGGCCCCCGCCGACCGCTTCGAGGAGGTGGCCGAGGTGATCAACGACCACCGGCAGGTCAACCACAACTACCGCCGCGATCACGAGTGGAACATGTGGTTCGTCGTCACGGCAGGGTCGCGAGACAAGCGCGACGCGATCATCGACGACATCCAGGAGCGGACCGGGCTGGACGTGCTCGTCCTGCCGATGTTGACCGATTACTACATCGACCTGGAGTTCCCGGTGGTCAACGGCGACCGGTTTGCTCGTGAGTCGATCGCCGAGACCGATGCCTCCGCCACGCGGATCAGCGAGGACGCCGCGGTGGACCTCTCGGCGCTCGATCGTGGAGTCCTGCTGGAGATCCAGGACGGCTTTCCGCTCACCGAGACGCCCTACCGGGACGTGGCGGCGGCCGTCGACGCGCCCGTCGAGGACGTACTCGACAGCATCCAGCGCCTGCGCGAGGACGGCTGTATCAAGCGGATCGGCTGTGTCGTCAACCATCTCACGACCGGCTTCGACAACAACTGCATGGTCGTCTGGGACGTGCCGGACGAGGAACTCGACGCCTGGGGCGAGTCCGTCGGGTCGCTCCCCTACGTCACGCTCTGCTATCACCGCCCGCGCCGACCCGAGCAGGACTGGCCGTACAACCTCTTCACGATGATCCACGGCCGGGAGGCCGAGGTCGTCGACGCGAAGATCGACGAACTCGCCGACGAGTACCTCCCGGTCGACCACGAACGGCTCTACTCGACGGAGACGCTGAAACAGACGGGCGCGCGGTACGACGAGATCGTCGGCGAGTGA
- a CDS encoding response regulator, whose amino-acid sequence MSTGDLPTVLVVDDEPDVADAYAAQLEQEYHVRTAYSGEEALEALGPEIDIVLLDRRMPDVSGDDVLAEIREAGYDCRVAMVTAVDPDFDIIDMPFDDYIIKPVSREDLFDTIDRLLVCAEYEEKLQRYYSLTSKYATLLANKSNTELENSDEFEDLRVERDRIRQDLQDTVARFDDEAFAAVFRELHEGPPPVTEE is encoded by the coding sequence ATGAGTACAGGTGACCTCCCCACCGTGTTGGTGGTGGACGACGAACCGGACGTGGCCGACGCGTACGCTGCCCAGTTGGAGCAGGAGTACCACGTCAGGACGGCCTACAGCGGTGAGGAGGCACTGGAAGCGCTCGGACCGGAGATCGACATCGTCTTGCTCGACCGCCGGATGCCCGACGTGTCGGGTGACGACGTTCTCGCCGAGATCCGCGAGGCGGGGTACGACTGCCGGGTCGCGATGGTGACAGCGGTCGATCCGGATTTCGACATCATCGACATGCCGTTCGACGACTACATCATCAAACCGGTCTCGCGGGAGGACCTGTTCGACACGATAGACCGCCTGCTGGTCTGTGCCGAGTACGAGGAGAAACTCCAGCGATACTACTCGCTGACCTCGAAGTACGCGACGCTGCTGGCAAACAAGAGCAACACGGAACTGGAAAACAGCGACGAGTTCGAGGACCTCCGCGTGGAACGCGACCGGATCCGACAGGACCTCCAGGACACCGTCGCGCGCTTCGACGACGAAGCCTTCGCCGCCGTGTTCCGCGAACTCCACGAGGGGCCCCCACCCGTCACTGAAGAGTAA
- a CDS encoding DsrE family protein, with protein MDLDTKRRRVLQAAGGLAAAVGLAGCAGGQSAGTSPSDSPAATSTTDRTSEGTDDREAEPAGTKTVFHFSGAPDEQGHAVANVRNLLADETVETAEVALVTNGSGIELLTESGTSHAEAVATLAERGVSLLVCSNSMDALGVAESDLLPDAESVPSGVGELSRLQSEGYGYIKTP; from the coding sequence ATGGATCTCGATACGAAGCGACGTCGCGTCCTCCAGGCGGCCGGCGGTCTCGCCGCCGCAGTCGGTCTGGCCGGGTGTGCCGGCGGCCAGTCGGCGGGCACCTCGCCGTCGGACTCGCCGGCCGCGACGTCGACGACCGATCGCACTTCGGAAGGGACCGACGATCGAGAAGCCGAACCGGCCGGCACGAAGACGGTCTTTCACTTCTCCGGCGCGCCCGACGAACAGGGGCACGCGGTCGCGAACGTCCGGAACCTGCTCGCCGACGAGACGGTCGAAACGGCCGAGGTCGCCCTGGTCACGAACGGGTCGGGGATCGAGTTGCTGACCGAATCCGGAACGAGTCACGCCGAGGCCGTCGCGACGCTGGCCGAACGAGGCGTCTCCCTGCTGGTCTGCTCGAACTCGATGGACGCTCTCGGCGTCGCGGAGTCCGATCTGCTCCCGGACGCGGAGTCGGTCCCCTCCGGCGTGGGCGAGCTGTCACGCCTACAGTCCGAGGGGTACGGGTACATCAAGACCCCCTGA
- a CDS encoding ABC transporter ATP-binding protein — translation MSRQVEPERGSENDGEASDDAPLLELDGVTKHFSNDDGLLSRLSYDPESDGLPFGLESEQVRAVEDVSLTIEEGETLGLVGESGCGKSTLARTVLQLLEPTAGDVYYRGENLAEMDGDRLREVRKDVQMIFQASKSSLDPRMKVGTIVEEPMQAHDLPESNPDVTTTATVTDETRYETTVDVDDDVDMAVATTDGVATAHVTVRDGDGEDPVAVTVENPHLGTEVTVDEASETVAVRVLVTASKDDLRRSRARELLEKVGLDPQHYNRYPHAFSGGQRQRINLARALSVDPDFVVCDEPVSALDVSIQAQVLNTMRDLQEEFGLTYLFIAHDLSVIRHISDRVAVMYLGQLAEVAHREELFENPKHPYTEALLDAIPVPDPRADGARSVLEGEVPSPIDPPSGCRFRTRCPVLIAPEAYDLDAERWDEVRTFMRQVDRRQVGVTPERFVRREYFPDGFPRGEAGDAVTAAVRRVSNGEWDAAADRLDELSEATLADLPEHDREAVAAFRDDVERQAVSLDAAERIRNNWFPDGLPDGEAGEHVRAAIDALAAEDWERANDRLQTAFAEQSPCATAEPAYDVPTEFGDDAFVACHRQD, via the coding sequence ATGAGCCGACAGGTGGAACCCGAACGGGGCTCGGAGAATGACGGCGAGGCGTCCGACGACGCTCCGCTCCTGGAACTCGACGGGGTGACAAAACACTTCTCGAACGACGACGGCCTCCTCTCCCGGCTCTCCTACGACCCCGAGTCGGACGGCCTGCCCTTCGGGCTGGAGTCCGAGCAGGTCCGCGCCGTCGAAGACGTCTCCCTGACCATCGAGGAGGGCGAGACTCTGGGACTGGTCGGCGAGTCCGGGTGCGGGAAGAGCACGCTCGCCCGGACCGTCCTCCAGTTGCTCGAACCGACCGCGGGCGACGTCTACTACCGGGGCGAGAACCTGGCCGAGATGGACGGCGACCGACTCCGCGAGGTCCGCAAGGACGTCCAGATGATCTTCCAGGCGTCGAAGTCCTCGCTCGACCCGCGGATGAAAGTCGGGACGATCGTCGAGGAACCGATGCAGGCCCACGACCTGCCCGAGTCGAACCCCGACGTGACCACGACCGCCACCGTCACCGACGAGACGCGCTACGAGACGACCGTCGACGTGGACGACGACGTCGATATGGCCGTGGCCACGACCGACGGGGTCGCGACGGCCCACGTCACGGTCCGCGACGGCGACGGCGAGGACCCGGTCGCCGTGACGGTCGAGAATCCCCACCTCGGGACCGAGGTCACGGTCGACGAGGCGTCGGAGACCGTCGCGGTGCGCGTGCTGGTGACGGCCTCGAAAGACGACCTCAGACGGTCGCGAGCGCGCGAACTCCTCGAGAAGGTCGGCCTGGATCCACAGCACTACAACCGCTACCCGCACGCGTTCTCCGGGGGCCAGCGCCAGCGCATCAACCTCGCTCGCGCGCTCTCGGTCGACCCGGACTTCGTCGTCTGTGACGAACCCGTGTCGGCGCTGGACGTGTCCATTCAGGCGCAGGTGCTCAACACCATGCGGGACCTCCAGGAGGAGTTCGGGCTGACCTACCTGTTCATCGCCCACGACCTGAGCGTCATCCGGCACATCTCCGACCGCGTCGCGGTGATGTACCTCGGGCAACTCGCCGAGGTGGCCCACCGCGAGGAACTGTTCGAGAACCCCAAACACCCCTACACGGAGGCGCTGCTCGACGCCATCCCGGTGCCGGACCCGCGGGCGGATGGCGCGCGGAGCGTCCTCGAAGGCGAGGTGCCCAGTCCCATCGACCCGCCGTCTGGCTGTCGGTTCCGCACGCGCTGTCCGGTCCTCATCGCCCCCGAGGCGTACGACCTCGACGCGGAGCGGTGGGACGAGGTCCGGACGTTCATGCGCCAGGTGGACCGCCGGCAGGTCGGGGTCACCCCCGAGCGGTTCGTCCGCCGGGAGTACTTCCCGGACGGCTTCCCCCGCGGCGAGGCCGGAGACGCCGTGACCGCCGCGGTGCGGCGCGTCTCCAACGGCGAGTGGGACGCGGCCGCGGACCGCCTCGACGAACTCTCCGAGGCCACGCTCGCCGACCTGCCCGAGCACGACCGGGAGGCGGTCGCCGCCTTCCGCGACGACGTGGAGCGCCAGGCCGTCAGCCTCGACGCCGCGGAGCGAATCCGGAACAACTGGTTCCCGGATGGCCTCCCCGACGGCGAGGCCGGAGAGCACGTCCGCGCGGCCATCGACGCCCTCGCGGCCGAGGACTGGGAGCGCGCGAACGACCGCCTCCAGACCGCCTTCGCCGAGCAGAGTCCCTGTGCGACGGCGGAACCGGCCTACGACGTGCCCACCGAGTTCGGCGACGACGCGTTCGTGGCCTGCCACCGGCAGGACTAG